The Flavobacterium sp. 1 genome contains the following window.
GAATACAGAGTAGCAAGTGCGGTAACTGGTGCTAAAATATCTTCTGATTTGAATGGAGGTACAATAGTTTTAGGAAATGTGGATATTCCAAATACTGGAGGCTGGCAAAATTGGCAGACAGTTTCGCAAACCGTGACTATTACAGCGGGTACTTATAATTTTGGAATCTTTATTCAAAATACTGGAGTGAATATCAACTGGATTAAAATTACTAAATCAGGAACAGCAAAAGGAACTTCGACTACTGAATTAAAAGCAGAAGTTACTTCTATAAGTAAAACTTCAATTCCGGAAGACACAGTATTTACTGTTTATCCAAATCCGGTAGAGACCACTCTTTTGTTTTCAATAGATATAACAGGAACTTATGCTAACATTATTGATTCACAAGGAGCTTTAGTTTCTAAACAAAAAATCAGTAGTAATAGCCTTGATGTTTCCCAACTAAAAGCTGGAATTTATTTTGTTGTTCTGGACAAAGAAGGCACAAAAATAGTAAAGCGATTTATAAAAAAATAATTTCGAATTAAATAAAAGCCTTGAACATTCTACTGAAATTGGAATTGTTTGAGGCTTTTTACTTTTTGTTGCCCCATTGAATACCTAATAACTAGTAACTATTAAAAAAAATCCCTCCTTTAAGAAGTTTTTAATTTTTATTAAAATCAACTAGCTTCTTTATCCCATTATTAAGATTAACTATAACAATTCCATTCTTTTGTTCGAGACTTTTTACAGGGACTAAGTCCTTTTTATTCCATTTCTCACCAGATTTTTTCCAGAGCATAAGCGTTGCATAAATATTAGATTCCTTATTATCTGGATTAAAAGTAGCAGCAACATCAATTACTTTACTGGCTTCGCTTTCCGGGTGCAGGCCTTTGGCAGTAACCACTTCTGTCGTATCCCAGCCTAAAAGCGGAATCATAGCCAATTGGTATTTTCCATTATCAATAATAGTCACCTCTTTACCTTCTATTTTTCTTGTTACCGTTGTAATTTCTTTGCCAATTTGTGGCAAAGCATAATGTCCTAACCGCATAGTAACTGAAACTGTGCTAATGTTTTTATCTATTCTTAAAACTCCGTTTGGCAAAGGAATATCTGCCAAATTCATTTTAACTTGTTCATTAGTTTCCAAAACGGCATCACGGTAATAAACACCGTCTTCAAACTTTTTGAACGTAAATAATCGCAGAGGTTCCCATTCCTGTTTTTCATTTTTAAAAACATAATTCATAGCAACTTCCCCGTTCGCGCCATCTGCCTGCCAAGGAAAAGTGCTATTATAAGACAGGCGGTTGTAATTTTCTGTTGATCGGAATCCTTGCCAATCGTCTTTTTTCTTTTCATGGCACCACGCTCTTATCTCCGAAGCTCCAATAGCTGGATAATCAGTAATTAATATCTTAGAACCTTCTTGAAAATTATTATAAACCTGATCTGTTTTGAATTTGGTTTCCCAGTCTCCTTCATTCTCTTTAGCTGTCCAAAAAGGATTATCATCTGGCAATAATAGTCCCAGAAAAGCTTTTCCCATCCAATATACGCTTCCCCTGCAGCTATACACTTGAACGGCGGGCTCAAATGCTCCGTAAAAACCAAGTGTGGGCACATTGTCTTTCATAAATTCCGGGTGTTCTAAAAATTGTTTCAAAACTCCAGATGAAATTCTTCGTAACCAGCCATTATTAACATTAGCATCCTTTTCTAATCCCATAAAAGGAAAAGCAGCAATGGTGGCAATCCTGTAACTAATACTGCGCCCAAACATAATCATCTCTCCGTTACGGCTAAACATTAAAGGATAATTGGAATTGAGATCTTTAAAATTACTTCTAAACTTTGAGGCATATTCCGGATAATATTTATTTCCAAAATATTCGGACCATAAAGCTCCATACAATTGATAGCCCCACATACTGTAATAATCATAGGCTGGATTATCGTTGTACCAGCCATCGCCTCTATAATCGTTTAAAGATTTTTGCAGATATTCCTCTAACAATTTTTCATTAACGGGATACCCCTGATCTTTGAAAAAACTCAATACAAAAATGTTAAAAAACTTCCAATTAGATGGTACCGTAGGACCATCACCATAACTCAGCATGGATTTGGCCAATGCATCTTTTTGATCTTGAGACAGCGGTTTCCAAAGCACCTCAGGATTAGTCAGCATCGATATTGCTATAGCTCCATATTCTACCAAATTCTGGCTCGGGCCTCCATTTTTGGCTCGGGGAACAATATAAGAAGGACTATTAGGATCGATTAATTTACTGAATTGATGCCTGTAATACTCTGCTACCTTGATTTTATTAATTACTAAATTAGGATTTTCCTTCAGAAGTGGAGAGGCAATAAATAAAGTCCTGCTCAAACCTTCTAATTTCTCTGTAGGCACTTTACTTTCATCTTGAGGATAACTTTTTCCCGGCTGTTTTGGGAACTTCATTGGATCATCAAGAGTATGGACATAACTAAAAGCACCTTCCAACAAATAAAGTGCGGCATCTTTCCAATGCTGTTTTGTCATTCCCGTATAAGGACTGAGACTGTAATTAGGATTTTTTATCTGAAAAATAGCTGCAGTATTTTCTTTTTGCTGTGCAAATAAAGATGCGCTGAAAATACTGGCTAAAAACAGCATTTTTTTTAATTCATTCATTTTGAAATATTTTTGTAATTATTAAGCATTTACAATTTGTTTTTCCTTGCTTATGAAATCTTAATTACTTTTTTATCTAATTCAGGCGAAAAAAGCTTCAATAAAATTAAACCATAATACACAAGTGTAAAAAATACGCTTTTCAAATATATGATTATATCTTATAATTTCTGTTTTAAAATCATGACACCATTTAATAACTTCGTTTGTGTGCAGATGCTAATTTGCTAACATTTAGATCCTACTTTTAGGTTTATTAATTTTCTTTAAAGTCTAATAGACTCCATTTATCAAACCATTTCAGAATTGGTTTCTCATCTGTAATCGTTATTGGTAACCAAATATAACTGCCATCTATAGGATTATCAGGTTTCCATCTATCGGCCATAAAAATAAACTGGTCTTTTTTTCCTTCTACAGATAAAATATAAGTGCTTTGCGAATGAAATGTCAGCGAAGCATCTTTTCCAATGCATGGATTTCCCAGAGATTCCCATGGTCCCCAAATGGATTTAGATTTAAACGAGCGTGCCTCATTAGGATCCCAGCCGGTACATCCAGAAGTTATCATATAATACACCCCTCCTTTTTTAAAAACGGCTGGTGCTTCATTATGGTCTGCAGGGGCAACTCTTGTCCATTTTTCTGTAAAATCTAAATAATCATCGATAAGCTCCGAAATATGAAGCGTCAAATTATCTTCTGATGCATGTATAAGATATGCCTTGTCATTATCATCAACATAAACAGTCATGTCTCTAGACATTTGTCCCTTATCGAAATCTCTGCGGATAAACATACCGTTTTTGATTGCTTCTCGCCATTCTGGAGTCCATGACTTTAATGCACTCTCATCACTTGACGCTGATTTGAATTTATCATCAAAATTAATTGGCCAAACACCTTTATTGGGACGATATGATTTTTTGAATTTAAAAGGTCCATTAGGAGTGTCACTTATTGCAACGGCTGCTCTTGCGGCATCATAACCTTGTCCTTTCAGTTCTAGATGAAACCACATGATATATTTACCCGTTTTTTTATTAAAAACAACTTTTGGACGCTCCATAACACATCCTTTTGTTATCTCAGAATTATGATCTTGTTCAACCTTTAGAACAATACCCTCGTTTTTCCAGTTGTATAAATCTTTTGAAGAATAACAGCTGATTCCTTTCAAAGAGGTATTTCCTCCACGTCCTGAAGTCTTATATTCTCCATACCAATAATATGCTCCGTCAACAAAAAGCATACCGCCTCCATGGGCATTAATATGCACACCATTAGTATCTTTCCATTGTTTTCCTGGATTGAAAAAATTGCTCTGACTGAAAACGAAAGAACATACCAAACTTAAAACTATCGAACATATTAATCTCATTTTACTTTATTTTTTTGATAAACCCTGATATAATCTATCATGTATTTTGATGGAAAACTAGCCGCTGTAAAATCTCCTCCATTAATTCCCCCTACCGCCAGATTTACTAATAAATAATGAGGCTGCTGAAATGGAAGTATTTTTTGATTTGCATTTTGAATTGTTTCATCAACATTAGTCTCATTTATCAATTGATTATCTACATACAGCTTAATCGAATGGGCATCCCAATCCATTCTCCAAATATGAAATTCATCAGCCCAGTCTTTTTTAAAATCAGTTAATGGAACTGTTTTACTATCCCATGCCGTAGTTCCTGTATTTGATTTCCATGCCGCATTGGCTAATATTTTCCCTGTATAATATTCCATAATATCAATCTCGCCGTTTGCCGGCCAATTGCCTTGAACTCCCAATGTCCAGAATGCCGGCCACATTCCTTTAGCTACAGGAATTTTAGCTTTCATTTCAAATCGGCCATATTGCCAGGAATGTTTTCCGTGAGTTATTAAACAAGAAGAAGTCACTTTTATGGAATCGCGGTTTTTGCGCCAGTCTTTATGATTATAAGAAACAAAATCAGGGTTTATTTTGCTTTCTGTTTTGGCTTCGATTACAAGAAATCCGTTTTGGCAATAGGCATTTTCCTTTTGATACCATTGATTTTCATTGTTTCTGACAAAGCCTTCCTCATAATTCCAATTCTTTTTATTTGGAGGGCCATTTATATTAAATTCATCTGTCCAGACTAACTTATAATCTTCAGGTTCTGAAGGTCTTTGTTTGTGCTTGACAAAACTAAAAATTAGCGTCAGGACAATTCCTAATACCAAAAACTTACCAATAAATCTCATTTTAAATGTATTTTAAATCAAAATAATTATGAGCAATTCTAAGACTGCAATATTTAAATAAGGGATCCCGAAAGATCCCTCATCATTACCAAAGTAAAAAACCAATAATATTCTCTTTCATCTGCAATTCGTTATTTTTTAATAATTTGGAGTATTTTATCTGGATGCGATTGA
Protein-coding sequences here:
- a CDS encoding DUF2264 domain-containing protein, whose amino-acid sequence is MNELKKMLFLASIFSASLFAQQKENTAAIFQIKNPNYSLSPYTGMTKQHWKDAALYLLEGAFSYVHTLDDPMKFPKQPGKSYPQDESKVPTEKLEGLSRTLFIASPLLKENPNLVINKIKVAEYYRHQFSKLIDPNSPSYIVPRAKNGGPSQNLVEYGAIAISMLTNPEVLWKPLSQDQKDALAKSMLSYGDGPTVPSNWKFFNIFVLSFFKDQGYPVNEKLLEEYLQKSLNDYRGDGWYNDNPAYDYYSMWGYQLYGALWSEYFGNKYYPEYASKFRSNFKDLNSNYPLMFSRNGEMIMFGRSISYRIATIAAFPFMGLEKDANVNNGWLRRISSGVLKQFLEHPEFMKDNVPTLGFYGAFEPAVQVYSCRGSVYWMGKAFLGLLLPDDNPFWTAKENEGDWETKFKTDQVYNNFQEGSKILITDYPAIGASEIRAWCHEKKKDDWQGFRSTENYNRLSYNSTFPWQADGANGEVAMNYVFKNEKQEWEPLRLFTFKKFEDGVYYRDAVLETNEQVKMNLADIPLPNGVLRIDKNISTVSVTMRLGHYALPQIGKEITTVTRKIEGKEVTIIDNGKYQLAMIPLLGWDTTEVVTAKGLHPESEASKVIDVAATFNPDNKESNIYATLMLWKKSGEKWNKKDLVPVKSLEQKNGIVIVNLNNGIKKLVDFNKN
- a CDS encoding glycoside hydrolase family 43 protein yields the protein MRLICSIVLSLVCSFVFSQSNFFNPGKQWKDTNGVHINAHGGGMLFVDGAYYWYGEYKTSGRGGNTSLKGISCYSSKDLYNWKNEGIVLKVEQDHNSEITKGCVMERPKVVFNKKTGKYIMWFHLELKGQGYDAARAAVAISDTPNGPFKFKKSYRPNKGVWPINFDDKFKSASSDESALKSWTPEWREAIKNGMFIRRDFDKGQMSRDMTVYVDDNDKAYLIHASEDNLTLHISELIDDYLDFTEKWTRVAPADHNEAPAVFKKGGVYYMITSGCTGWDPNEARSFKSKSIWGPWESLGNPCIGKDASLTFHSQSTYILSVEGKKDQFIFMADRWKPDNPIDGSYIWLPITITDEKPILKWFDKWSLLDFKEN
- a CDS encoding family 16 glycosylhydrolase, which gives rise to MRFIGKFLVLGIVLTLIFSFVKHKQRPSEPEDYKLVWTDEFNINGPPNKKNWNYEEGFVRNNENQWYQKENAYCQNGFLVIEAKTESKINPDFVSYNHKDWRKNRDSIKVTSSCLITHGKHSWQYGRFEMKAKIPVAKGMWPAFWTLGVQGNWPANGEIDIMEYYTGKILANAAWKSNTGTTAWDSKTVPLTDFKKDWADEFHIWRMDWDAHSIKLYVDNQLINETNVDETIQNANQKILPFQQPHYLLVNLAVGGINGGDFTAASFPSKYMIDYIRVYQKNKVK